The following are encoded in a window of Sulfurimonas sp. C5 genomic DNA:
- the gatB gene encoding Asp-tRNA(Asn)/Glu-tRNA(Gln) amidotransferase subunit GatB: MFEVVIGLEVHVQLNTKTKLFCSCPTSFNHKQNTNTCPTCLALPGALPVLNREVLHKSIMLGTAVDATINKTSYFDRKSYFYPDSPSAYQITQLYTPIVEHGKLTIDFEDGSNKTIRINRAHIEADAGKNIHDGDISKVDLNRAGTPLLEIVSEPDMRSAEEAVLYLKKLHSILRYIDISDANMQEGSFRCDVNVSIRPKGDEKLYTRVEIKNINSFKFIQKAIEVEVIRQVEAWEDGVYEDEIVQETRLFDQVKNETRSMRGKEEAADYRYFPEPDLLKCVVTPEMMEEYSVIPELPDAKKERFVKEYGMSEYNASVITSAVEMADFFETMMAIEGVSAKTAVSLLTVELLARLKGEFNITNSPVDANKLGFIAKRIDDQTISGKAAKEVLDYLMENDADVDTAIENLGLKQVTDTGAIEAICDEIINANEDKVSEYKSGKDKLFGFFVGQVMKASKGSANPQAVNEILKQKLG; encoded by the coding sequence ATGTTTGAAGTAGTTATCGGACTTGAAGTCCATGTACAGTTAAACACAAAAACAAAACTTTTTTGCTCGTGCCCAACGAGTTTTAATCATAAACAAAATACAAATACTTGTCCAACGTGTTTAGCTCTTCCAGGTGCATTACCTGTATTAAATAGAGAAGTTTTGCACAAATCTATCATGCTTGGAACAGCAGTTGATGCAACAATCAATAAAACTTCATATTTTGATAGAAAATCTTACTTTTATCCGGATTCACCTTCAGCATATCAAATTACACAACTTTATACCCCAATCGTTGAACACGGAAAACTAACGATTGACTTTGAAGACGGCTCAAATAAAACTATCAGAATTAACCGTGCACATATTGAAGCGGATGCAGGTAAAAATATTCATGATGGCGATATCTCAAAAGTGGACTTAAACCGTGCAGGTACACCATTATTAGAGATTGTAAGTGAACCGGATATGAGAAGTGCTGAAGAGGCGGTACTTTATCTTAAAAAACTACATTCTATTTTAAGATACATTGATATCTCTGATGCAAATATGCAAGAGGGCTCTTTTAGATGTGACGTTAACGTATCTATCCGTCCAAAAGGGGATGAGAAACTTTATACACGTGTAGAGATCAAAAATATCAACTCATTTAAATTTATTCAAAAAGCGATCGAAGTTGAAGTAATACGTCAAGTTGAAGCGTGGGAAGACGGTGTGTATGAAGATGAAATTGTTCAAGAAACACGTCTGTTTGACCAGGTGAAAAATGAGACACGTTCTATGCGTGGCAAAGAGGAAGCGGCTGATTACAGATATTTCCCGGAACCTGACCTTTTAAAATGTGTGGTTACTCCTGAAATGATGGAAGAGTACAGTGTGATTCCTGAACTGCCTGATGCAAAAAAAGAGCGTTTCGTAAAAGAATACGGTATGAGTGAATACAATGCATCTGTAATCACATCTGCAGTAGAGATGGCTGATTTCTTTGAAACAATGATGGCAATTGAAGGTGTGAGTGCAAAAACTGCAGTAAGTCTTTTAACAGTTGAACTACTAGCTCGCCTCAAAGGTGAATTTAACATCACCAACTCTCCTGTAGATGCAAATAAATTAGGTTTTATCGCAAAGCGTATCGATGACCAAACAATCTCTGGTAAAGCAGCAAAAGAGGTACTTGACTATCTTATGGAAAATGATGCAGATGTTGATACTGCTATCGAAAATCTTGGACTTAAACAAGTAACAGATACAGGTGCAATTGAAGCAATTTGTGATGAAATTATCAATGCAAATGAAGATAAAGTATCAGAATATAAATCTGGAAAAGATAAGTTATTTGGTTTCTTTGTCGGGCAAGTAATGAAAGCGAGTAAAGGAAGTGCTAATCCACAGGCTGTAAATGAGATTTTAAAACAAAAGCTTGGCTAA
- the pcm gene encoding protein-L-isoaspartate O-methyltransferase: MNSQKDLVNYLINTNALHSPDIIKAFIAIDRYDFVKNQNSYATYEDFPLSIGNSQTISQPTTVAMMLEMLSPKQGNSILDIGSGSGWTTALLAHIVGQEGCVTGLERLDELVEFGSNNLNKYHFNNAKIIKATDRLGIQGKKFDRILVSASAEDFPTKLTDQLKPGGKLVIPVKNSIFEITKTKDDELKIIEHYGFVFVPLIYK, from the coding sequence ATGAATTCACAAAAAGATTTAGTAAATTATCTGATTAATACAAATGCCTTACACTCACCTGATATCATAAAGGCATTTATAGCTATAGACAGGTATGATTTTGTGAAAAATCAAAACTCTTATGCAACATATGAAGACTTTCCTCTCTCCATAGGCAACTCCCAAACCATATCTCAGCCAACAACTGTTGCAATGATGCTTGAGATGTTATCTCCAAAACAAGGCAACTCAATTTTGGATATAGGAAGCGGTTCGGGCTGGACTACGGCATTGCTTGCACATATAGTAGGTCAAGAGGGTTGTGTAACCGGGCTTGAAAGACTTGATGAGCTTGTAGAATTTGGCTCAAACAACCTAAATAAATACCATTTTAATAATGCAAAAATCATCAAAGCAACAGACAGGCTTGGCATCCAGGGAAAGAAATTTGACAGAATCTTAGTTTCAGCCTCCGCAGAAGATTTTCCAACTAAGCTAACAGATCAGTTAAAACCAGGTGGGAAACTTGTCATACCTGTGAAAAACTCTATTTTTGAGATAACAAAAACAAAAGATGACGAGTTAAAGATAATTGAACATTACGGCTTTGTTTTTGTGCCTTTAATATATAAATAA
- a CDS encoding F0F1 ATP synthase subunit A: MPELFTFIGSLFGVSHHADPESYKLVVYTAHMLLSAVITIVLAKVAMSNLQLVPKGTQNVMEAYLDGVLKMGSDVMGKRHAIKYVPLVATIGLFVGIANLIGVIPGFEAPTAFLEMPLTLALVVFVYYNFEGIRAHGVLKYFKHFLGPVWWLYWLMFPIEIVSHFSRLVSLSFRLFGNVKGDDMFLMVLLMLAPWALPMIPYALLTFMAFLQAFIFMMLTYVYLGGAVATEEH, from the coding sequence ATGCCTGAATTATTTACATTCATAGGTTCTCTGTTCGGTGTTTCTCACCATGCTGATCCAGAGAGTTATAAACTAGTTGTTTATACAGCACATATGCTGCTTTCTGCTGTTATTACAATTGTTTTAGCAAAAGTAGCGATGTCAAATCTTCAACTTGTACCAAAAGGTACACAAAACGTTATGGAAGCGTACCTTGACGGTGTTTTAAAAATGGGAAGTGATGTTATGGGGAAAAGACATGCTATTAAGTATGTACCTCTTGTAGCAACTATTGGTTTATTTGTTGGTATTGCAAACTTAATCGGTGTTATTCCAGGGTTTGAAGCTCCTACAGCATTTTTAGAGATGCCTTTAACTTTAGCACTTGTAGTATTTGTATATTATAACTTTGAAGGTATTCGTGCTCACGGTGTTCTTAAATACTTCAAACACTTTTTAGGTCCTGTTTGGTGGTTATACTGGTTAATGTTCCCAATTGAAATCGTATCTCACTTTTCACGTTTAGTTTCTCTTTCTTTCCGTCTCTTCGGTAACGTAAAAGGGGATGATATGTTCTTAATGGTACTTTTAATGTTAGCACCATGGGCATTACCTATGATTCCATATGCACTTTTAACATTCATGGCATTCTTACAAGCATTCATTTTCATGATGCTTACATATGTTTACCTTGGTGGTGCAGTAGCTACTGAGGAACACTAA
- a CDS encoding DUF3365 domain-containing protein, with amino-acid sequence MKLFHSVTLIAFGSISLLANEMATIQDVVHNGQTSTKLLMDTLGKNMQMHMKHGGPMEALDFCSQEAYNLTENVNTKLPKGVSIRRISLQTRNPVNAPTEDEAKVLQHLIELQKENKPLPKKVVEKIDNNTYKFYKPLVITKPVCLKCHGDVQDKKLKSEILNRYPEDKAMHYKMGDLRGAVVTTVKK; translated from the coding sequence ATGAAATTATTTCATTCTGTAACACTAATAGCTTTTGGCAGTATAAGTCTATTAGCAAATGAAATGGCCACTATACAAGATGTTGTTCATAACGGGCAAACAAGTACAAAACTTTTAATGGATACTCTTGGTAAAAATATGCAAATGCATATGAAGCACGGTGGTCCGATGGAAGCACTGGATTTTTGTTCTCAAGAGGCTTACAATTTAACTGAAAATGTAAATACAAAACTTCCTAAGGGAGTAAGTATTAGAAGAATCTCTTTACAGACGAGAAATCCAGTAAATGCTCCAACTGAAGATGAAGCAAAAGTTTTACAACATCTTATTGAATTGCAAAAAGAAAATAAACCTTTACCTAAAAAAGTTGTAGAAAAAATAGACAACAATACGTATAAATTTTACAAACCTCTTGTAATTACAAAACCTGTATGTTTAAAATGTCACGGTGATGTACAAGATAAAAAACTAAAATCTGAAATTTTAAATAGATACCCGGAAGATAAAGCAATGCATTATAAAATGGGAGATTTAAGAGGTGCAGTTGTTACTACAGTAAAAAAATAG
- the rny gene encoding ribonuclease Y, translating to MNEIILGGGTAIVSGVIGFFISKKLTSANFEIYTQQAQAKANAIENEAQTLLERARLKAREIELEAKKEFDSAKDRARADFAQREEQLRQMESGFKHYKKLEEQKLQNETRTIKAQKVNLERNEKSLVSLKKKYEQKIDEAVHSIEHSAGMTQDEAQKILFEKLEEKARGEISHIVRKYENEAREKAKKRANYILAQATSRFAGEFASERLTNIVHLESDELKGRIIGKEGRNIKALETLLGVDIIIDDTPNAILVSSFNLYRRAIATKTLQLLIEDGRIQPARIEEIFEKVSSEFEEQILNEGEEIVADLDVGVMHPDLMKLLGRLRYRASYGQNALAHTLEVANLAGVMAAEMGGDPKLAKRAGLLHDIGKALTHEHDGNHVDLGAEVCRRYNEDEVVINAIYAHHDQEEIKSIECGAVCAADALSAARPGARREVLESFLKRVTEIEDIASAHTGVKQAYAINAGREVRVIVNATLINDDESILVAREIAAEIEERVQYPGEIKVNVIRESRAVEYAK from the coding sequence ATGAATGAGATAATTCTCGGTGGTGGAACAGCCATCGTGAGTGGAGTTATCGGATTTTTCATCTCTAAAAAACTTACTAGTGCAAATTTTGAAATATATACTCAGCAGGCGCAGGCAAAAGCAAATGCTATTGAAAACGAAGCGCAAACTCTATTGGAACGTGCAAGATTAAAAGCGCGTGAAATAGAGCTTGAAGCAAAAAAAGAGTTTGATAGTGCCAAGGACAGGGCACGTGCAGATTTTGCTCAACGAGAAGAGCAACTACGTCAAATGGAAAGTGGTTTTAAACACTATAAAAAACTTGAAGAACAAAAACTTCAAAACGAAACAAGAACTATTAAAGCACAAAAAGTAAATTTAGAGAGAAATGAAAAATCTTTAGTTTCACTAAAAAAGAAATATGAACAAAAGATTGATGAAGCAGTGCATTCAATTGAACATTCGGCTGGAATGACGCAAGATGAAGCACAAAAAATATTATTTGAAAAACTAGAAGAGAAAGCTAGAGGCGAGATATCTCATATTGTACGAAAGTATGAAAATGAAGCCAGAGAAAAAGCAAAAAAAAGAGCAAATTATATACTTGCCCAGGCAACAAGTCGTTTTGCAGGTGAATTTGCTTCTGAAAGATTGACAAATATAGTACACCTTGAAAGTGATGAGCTAAAAGGGCGTATTATTGGAAAAGAAGGGCGTAATATTAAAGCGCTTGAGACACTTTTAGGTGTCGACATTATTATAGATGATACGCCAAATGCAATCTTGGTTAGTAGTTTTAACCTTTATAGACGTGCAATTGCAACTAAAACGCTACAACTTTTGATCGAAGATGGAAGAATACAACCTGCCCGTATTGAAGAGATCTTTGAAAAAGTTTCAAGTGAATTTGAAGAGCAGATTCTTAATGAAGGTGAAGAGATTGTAGCTGATTTAGATGTAGGTGTAATGCATCCAGATCTTATGAAGCTTCTTGGACGACTACGTTATAGAGCATCATATGGGCAAAATGCACTTGCACATACTTTGGAAGTTGCAAATCTAGCAGGTGTAATGGCTGCTGAGATGGGTGGCGATCCAAAGCTTGCTAAACGTGCAGGGTTACTTCACGATATAGGAAAAGCTTTAACGCATGAACATGATGGAAACCATGTTGATTTAGGTGCTGAAGTTTGTCGCAGATACAATGAAGATGAAGTAGTGATTAATGCAATTTATGCACACCATGATCAAGAAGAGATTAAGTCTATCGAGTGTGGTGCAGTTTGTGCTGCAGATGCACTTTCAGCAGCTCGTCCTGGTGCTAGAAGAGAAGTACTAGAAAGCTTCTTAAAACGTGTAACGGAAATAGAAGATATCGCTTCTGCTCATACAGGTGTAAAACAAGCATATGCTATTAATGCAGGACGTGAAGTAAGAGTAATAGTCAATGCAACTCTTATTAATGATGATGAATCTATTTTAGTTGCTCGTGAGATAGCGGCTGAGATTGAAGAAAGAGTTCAATATCCTGGTGAAATCAAAGTCAATGTAATACGTGAAAGTAGGGCGGTAGAGTATGCAAAATAG
- a CDS encoding 5-formyltetrahydrofolate cyclo-ligase, with the protein MTLTKEIFRKNSLQKIKNAYSHNKLYRDALVEKRLSRLLKHYKHKTVLVYNPLPFEANITKSIKKMRRKLDVYVPFMEGESFKMVPLRLPLKKKKFGIFEAGNTLRNIKKIDIAIVPSVGVDGKLRRVGFGKGMYDRFFAKLRKKPFTIFVQPELCYTKYHICDDYDVMADVLITPKIEIHRKGL; encoded by the coding sequence ATGACTCTTACAAAAGAAATATTTAGAAAAAATTCGTTGCAAAAAATAAAAAATGCTTATTCACACAATAAGTTATATCGTGATGCACTCGTTGAAAAAAGGCTTTCAAGGTTATTGAAACACTACAAGCACAAAACTGTATTGGTGTACAATCCGTTACCATTTGAAGCAAATATTACAAAAAGTATCAAAAAAATGAGACGAAAGTTGGATGTTTATGTGCCATTTATGGAAGGCGAAAGTTTTAAAATGGTACCATTGAGATTGCCGCTTAAGAAGAAAAAATTTGGAATTTTTGAAGCTGGCAATACATTAAGAAATATAAAAAAAATAGATATTGCTATAGTGCCTAGTGTAGGCGTAGATGGAAAATTAAGAAGGGTAGGCTTTGGAAAAGGGATGTATGATCGTTTCTTCGCAAAGTTAAGAAAAAAACCATTTACTATTTTTGTACAACCGGAGTTATGTTACACAAAATATCATATATGTGATGATTATGATGTTATGGCAGATGTGTTAATTACACCGAAAATTGAAATACATAGAAAAGGCCTATAG
- a CDS encoding TlpA disulfide reductase family protein has product MLKKSILSLSVAIGLFFTACSKNDNDANALLSTNEFVLKEISGKEYVVTKLDNGFALKDQKEKIVILDIFATWCPPCQAEASHLTKLQEKYKDNLTVIGISVEDDINSTKLQKFRTEYNAQYPLAGSSENRRIINAVATTLNIGRNFGIPLMAMYKNGKLVNYYQGATEEEFIESDIQRALGK; this is encoded by the coding sequence ATGTTAAAAAAATCTATTTTATCACTATCTGTAGCAATCGGTCTATTTTTTACTGCTTGTTCAAAGAACGACAATGATGCAAACGCACTATTATCTACAAACGAATTTGTTTTAAAAGAGATATCTGGGAAAGAATATGTAGTAACAAAACTGGACAATGGCTTTGCATTAAAAGATCAAAAAGAGAAAATAGTTATTTTAGATATCTTTGCAACTTGGTGTCCACCATGTCAAGCTGAAGCTTCTCATCTTACTAAACTTCAAGAAAAATATAAAGACAATTTAACTGTAATAGGTATCTCTGTTGAAGATGATATCAACTCTACAAAACTTCAAAAGTTTAGAACTGAGTATAATGCACAATATCCTCTTGCTGGCTCAAGCGAAAACCGTCGTATTATCAATGCTGTTGCAACTACTTTAAATATAGGCAGAAATTTCGGAATTCCACTTATGGCTATGTATAAAAACGGCAAGTTAGTGAACTATTATCAAGGTGCTACTGAAGAGGAATTCATTGAAAGCGATATTCAAAGAGCTTTAGGAAAATAG
- the ftsY gene encoding signal recognition particle-docking protein FtsY: MFGFIKKSLNKTAEAIKSVAPKKKITFTKDEIEDILLEADVEYELVEIIINEIYQEKVTREILRSKLLATLAYTTYKEPEFTPPFVELIVGVNGAGKTTTISKLAQRYKNDGKKVILGAGDTFRAAAIEQLTLWAKRLDIPIISSQQGHDPSAVAYDTIDSAKSKGFDNVIIDTAGRLHTQTNLANELKKINRICDKAHSGAPHRTVLIIDGTQGNSAISQAKAFNEMIGVDGIIITKLDGTAKGGSIFSIAYALELPILYVGTGEQPDDLTPFDKYEFVDGLLDAIFVEEEEA; this comes from the coding sequence ATGTTCGGTTTTATAAAAAAATCTCTTAACAAAACTGCAGAGGCTATCAAGTCTGTTGCACCAAAAAAGAAAATCACCTTTACCAAAGATGAGATTGAAGATATTCTACTTGAGGCTGATGTTGAATACGAACTTGTAGAGATCATTATAAATGAAATCTACCAAGAGAAAGTTACTCGTGAGATCTTACGTTCAAAACTTTTAGCAACCCTTGCTTATACAACTTATAAAGAGCCTGAATTTACACCTCCGTTTGTAGAACTGATTGTAGGTGTGAATGGTGCAGGAAAAACGACAACAATCTCAAAACTAGCTCAGCGTTATAAAAATGATGGGAAAAAAGTTATACTTGGTGCGGGAGACACTTTCCGTGCAGCTGCGATTGAGCAACTTACACTCTGGGCAAAAAGACTTGATATTCCTATTATCTCTTCACAACAGGGGCACGATCCTTCTGCCGTTGCATACGATACAATTGATTCCGCGAAGTCTAAAGGTTTTGATAATGTAATTATCGATACTGCTGGAAGACTCCATACTCAAACAAATCTTGCAAATGAGTTGAAAAAAATCAATAGAATTTGTGACAAAGCACATAGCGGTGCTCCTCACAGAACTGTTTTAATTATTGATGGTACACAAGGCAACTCGGCTATTTCTCAGGCCAAAGCATTTAATGAGATGATCGGTGTAGACGGTATTATTATTACAAAGCTTGACGGGACTGCAAAAGGAGGAAGTATTTTCTCAATTGCATACGCTCTTGAACTTCCTATTTTATATGTAGGGACAGGTGAACAACCGGATGATCTCACACCGTTTGACAAATATGAATTTGTTGACGGTCTGCTTGATGCAATTTTTGTTGAAGAGGAAGAAGCGTAA
- the radA gene encoding DNA repair protein RadA produces MAKAKTLFECQHCGMTTPKWMGKCTNCGAWDSLVELNQQQQEFVKQTKSTGAKSAKAISINDVVEDEITRFSSLDMELDNVLGGGIVPGSLTLIGGSPGVGKSTLLLKVASNIASTGKNVLYVSGEESASQIKIRANRLNSNHDSLYLLSEIRLEQILVELQERKYDFLIIDSIQTIYSENIVSAPGSVTQVRQITFELMRIAKEQDLATFIIGHITKEGSIAGPRVLEHMVDTVLYFEGDSSQELRILRGFKNRFGATSEIGVFEMKNEGLFSATDIASRFFNRNSNQAGSALTVIMEGSRPIILEVQALVSESHTPNSKRQATGFDNNRLNMLLALLERKLEIPLSGYDVFINITGGIKITETAADLAVLAAIISSFRDRAISKETIFIGEVSLVGDVREVYALDSRLKEAKMQNITKALVSKKPLEKTPIKTYIVDEVTKLLQWY; encoded by the coding sequence ATGGCAAAAGCAAAAACATTATTTGAATGTCAACATTGCGGTATGACAACACCAAAGTGGATGGGAAAATGTACCAACTGTGGAGCTTGGGACTCTCTTGTTGAACTGAATCAACAACAACAAGAGTTTGTAAAACAGACTAAATCTACAGGTGCTAAAAGTGCTAAAGCTATCAGCATTAATGATGTTGTTGAAGATGAAATCACACGTTTTAGTTCACTTGATATGGAACTGGATAATGTTTTAGGGGGCGGAATAGTACCAGGGAGTTTAACACTTATCGGGGGAAGTCCCGGTGTCGGAAAATCTACCTTACTTTTAAAAGTTGCTTCAAATATCGCTTCAACTGGTAAAAATGTTCTTTATGTCTCAGGCGAAGAATCTGCCTCGCAGATCAAAATACGTGCCAATAGACTAAATTCAAACCATGACAGTCTTTATCTGCTCAGTGAAATCAGACTGGAACAGATCCTTGTTGAACTGCAAGAAAGAAAATACGACTTTTTAATTATAGATTCTATCCAAACCATCTATTCGGAAAATATTGTCTCAGCTCCCGGAAGTGTGACACAAGTAAGACAAATCACTTTTGAATTAATGCGTATTGCGAAAGAGCAAGACTTAGCTACTTTTATAATCGGACATATTACAAAAGAGGGTTCCATTGCAGGGCCAAGAGTACTGGAACATATGGTTGATACTGTTCTTTATTTTGAGGGTGATTCTTCTCAGGAACTCAGAATTTTAAGAGGCTTTAAAAACCGTTTCGGTGCTACAAGCGAGATCGGTGTTTTTGAAATGAAAAACGAAGGGCTCTTTAGTGCTACAGATATCGCTTCTCGCTTTTTTAACCGCAATTCAAACCAAGCAGGCTCTGCACTTACCGTTATTATGGAGGGAAGCCGCCCTATTATTTTAGAGGTACAGGCCCTTGTATCTGAGTCCCATACGCCAAACTCCAAACGACAAGCTACCGGTTTTGACAATAACCGCTTAAATATGCTTTTGGCACTTTTGGAGAGAAAACTAGAAATTCCACTCTCAGGGTATGATGTATTTATCAACATTACCGGCGGTATCAAGATTACTGAGACAGCAGCAGATTTGGCAGTACTAGCTGCCATTATCAGCAGTTTTAGAGATCGTGCAATATCAAAAGAAACTATATTCATAGGAGAAGTTTCTCTTGTAGGTGACGTCCGTGAGGTATATGCATTAGACAGCAGACTAAAAGAAGCTAAAATGCAAAATATCACCAAAGCACTTGTTTCAAAAAAACCGCTTGAAAAAACACCTATTAAAACGTACATTGTTGATGAAGTAACTAAATTACTCCAATGGTATTGA
- a CDS encoding carbonic anhydrase, with product MNLKQYAEGNKLFRTYFKKNKESLLELVKGQKPKALFIGCSDSRVIPDLMLQTNPGDLFVIRNVGNFVPPYKPDDDFHATASGIEYAVSVLQVQEIIICGHTHCGACRCLYEPISDDSLIHTRKWLELGESAKTSAILSLGADKPLEDLLRLTEKLSVIKQIENILTYPNVKKRFEDGDLHIHGWCYDIETGIIEYFNADTYEFLPLNELTSH from the coding sequence ATGAATTTAAAACAATATGCTGAAGGAAATAAGCTTTTTAGAACATATTTTAAAAAAAACAAAGAATCTTTATTAGAACTGGTTAAAGGGCAAAAACCAAAAGCTCTTTTTATAGGTTGTTCTGATTCAAGAGTAATTCCTGATTTAATGTTACAAACAAACCCAGGTGATCTCTTCGTAATTAGAAATGTAGGTAACTTTGTACCTCCATATAAACCTGATGATGATTTTCATGCTACGGCATCGGGAATTGAATATGCCGTAAGTGTTTTACAAGTACAAGAGATAATTATCTGTGGACATACACATTGTGGAGCTTGTAGATGTCTTTATGAACCAATTAGTGATGATTCTTTAATCCATACTAGAAAATGGCTTGAACTTGGTGAAAGTGCAAAAACATCTGCAATTTTGAGTTTAGGTGCCGATAAACCTCTTGAAGATCTGCTTCGTCTGACTGAGAAACTCTCAGTTATCAAACAGATTGAAAACATCTTGACATATCCAAATGTTAAGAAAAGATTTGAAGACGGTGATTTACATATTCACGGTTGGTGTTACGATATTGAAACAGGTATTATTGAATATTTTAATGCGGATACATATGAGTTCTTGCCTTTAAACGAACTCACATCACATTAA
- the fliL gene encoding flagellar basal body-associated protein FliL: protein MAEEEVKEEESGSQGKKSNLLMIIIIIVLVLIIILGAVAFLFIGDDEPTVSSTPMQQEKTKKVTKKSSGYNLEDDTRALNEIGILYPLDTFTVNLKSDSGRRFLKTTISLELEGEELSLELDAKSAVLRDRIIRILSSKTLEEVSSKKGKNKLSMQIMDTLNSMITDGRIKGIYFTEFVIQ from the coding sequence ATGGCTGAAGAAGAAGTAAAAGAGGAAGAATCTGGTTCACAAGGAAAGAAATCCAACTTATTGATGATTATCATCATCATAGTTTTAGTTCTTATTATTATTTTAGGTGCTGTAGCATTTTTATTTATAGGTGATGATGAACCTACTGTATCATCAACTCCTATGCAACAAGAAAAAACTAAAAAAGTAACTAAGAAAAGTTCCGGTTATAATTTAGAGGACGATACAAGAGCATTAAATGAAATAGGTATTTTATATCCTCTTGATACTTTTACAGTTAATCTGAAAAGTGACTCTGGAAGAAGATTTCTTAAAACGACTATTTCTTTAGAACTTGAAGGTGAAGAATTAAGTTTGGAACTAGATGCAAAATCAGCTGTATTAAGAGATAGAATTATTAGAATTTTATCTTCAAAAACACTTGAAGAGGTCTCTTCTAAAAAAGGGAAAAACAAGCTGTCTATGCAAATTATGGATACTTTAAACTCTATGATTACAGACGGTAGAATCAAAGGGATTTACTTTACTGAATTTGTAATTCAATAA
- a CDS encoding NnrU family protein has translation MQKLLLFSYALLGYLLSLITLSFLILWVYPWSYFPHHIDTPIISLQINPFVIDIALLLLFALQHSVMARRSFKEKFFSTYSSAFRSATYCIASALSLALLELFWQPIEGSVWNFDNGILFWILTILYVVGWIFAFISTFMIDHFELFGLHQGYRVLKNIPEPKPSFQIRYFYKYVRHPVQLGTLVGLSATPQMSYGHLLLSVGMIIYVLIGLAFEERDLVNTFKKEYQSYQKKTPMLLPFFKRSR, from the coding sequence ATGCAAAAGCTTCTCTTATTTTCTTACGCATTACTGGGATACTTACTTTCTCTTATTACCTTATCATTTTTAATTTTATGGGTTTATCCGTGGAGTTATTTCCCTCATCATATTGATACACCAATTATTTCACTTCAAATCAATCCTTTTGTTATAGACATAGCACTTCTTCTACTCTTTGCCCTACAACATTCCGTAATGGCGAGAAGATCATTTAAAGAAAAATTCTTTTCTACGTATTCATCAGCTTTTAGAAGTGCCACTTACTGTATAGCTTCTGCACTAAGTTTAGCTTTACTGGAACTATTTTGGCAACCAATAGAGGGAAGTGTATGGAATTTTGACAACGGTATACTCTTTTGGATATTGACTATCTTATATGTCGTTGGATGGATTTTTGCCTTTATATCCACTTTTATGATTGACCATTTTGAACTTTTCGGTTTGCACCAAGGCTACAGAGTCTTAAAAAATATACCAGAGCCAAAACCAAGTTTTCAGATCAGGTATTTTTATAAATATGTAAGACACCCAGTTCAACTTGGTACCCTTGTAGGGCTTAGTGCTACGCCCCAGATGAGTTATGGGCACTTGTTATTGAGCGTGGGAATGATTATTTATGTACTTATTGGTCTAGCTTTTGAAGAGCGTGATCTTGTTAATACTTTTAAAAAAGAGTATCAAAGTTATCAGAAAAAGACACCTATGCTATTGCCCTTTTTTAAAAGATCACGATAA
- the acpS gene encoding holo-ACP synthase, which produces MIGIDIIKTDRMQSMIEKFGNKALEKFLHQEEIELVKNYTTAAGFWATKEAVSKALGVGIGADCSFFDIKIYKSEKGAPKLAFSKKLAEKFQIIEASLSITHDGEYAIAVVDLKNSTPTDKIKQF; this is translated from the coding sequence ATGATTGGTATAGATATAATTAAAACAGATCGTATGCAAAGTATGATCGAAAAATTTGGTAATAAAGCATTAGAGAAATTTTTACACCAAGAAGAGATTGAACTTGTCAAAAACTACACAACTGCGGCAGGTTTTTGGGCTACAAAAGAAGCTGTTTCAAAAGCTTTGGGTGTTGGGATAGGAGCGGATTGTTCTTTTTTTGATATCAAGATTTATAAAAGTGAAAAAGGAGCTCCAAAGCTCGCTTTTTCAAAAAAACTTGCAGAGAAGTTTCAAATTATTGAGGCTTCACTTTCAATTACGCATGACGGAGAGTATGCAATAGCCGTTGTTGATTTAAAAAACTCAACCCCCACCGACAAAATCAAGCAATTCTAA